tgtgtattgttaagtattactgcactgttggagctataaAAAAAMCATTACGCTGcacctgcaaaatatgtgtacgcgacatGGTTAGGACAATTCCGTCTGTATGAAAGGACCCAGAGGAGAGTCCTCATCCTGACCAACCATTGGTCAAGACACTGTGCGCTAACGCGTTTAGATCAAGAAAACAACTTGCAGGTACATCCTATTGTATAATGGGGTGGAATGTCATCCAGAATCTCACTCCGGTGTGTGAGACCCTCTCAACCAAGTGTAGCTTCTATTAAATATAGACTTTAGTGTCCATAGACCCAGAGTGTGCAGTTCCTTCCATCTAACAGTCCAGATCAGGCTCCCTAAAAACACAGGACACCAGTTAAATGGGACATTTTGATATTTAATCCATTAATTTAAAAGGAAAACAACTTTTCGGTTGGAGGTTAtcttaagaaaacaaagaaccaGACATGGCATAAAAGAAATACAGCTGCTAGCAATATGGGCTGTTAACTACTGTACTGAAATCCTACTTCCTGATTGGAGGAAACAYCTATGGTACTAGAGATCGGGGTTGAGTAGCTCTGGGTACAGCAGCTGTTGGCCCAGTCGGGGACTTCTTAGaggtagatagaggactcatcttggtatctgtgccattatagcgcaTGTGACAGAAtgagcagcgccattgaggccatctctattttaaagtagtacattttcttcttggCCGATTGCTCTCCACtcaattgactactttaaaatggtgtaagcCCTctatggcaatgtccatgctaaaatggGTTTTATCCATGAGGAGTCCTCTCTCTATGGAGTGACAGACAGGAAGAGCCAAGTGCGGGAGCTTTTCCAGTGAGACACAGGAGGGCGTCTTCCTCAAGAAGTCTTCTCAACAGCAtcagcctcctccctctccatcttggCCTCCTGCCTCCATCTTGCTTTCTTTTCCATGTTCTGAGATGTTAGAGACTCATGCCTGCCGACAGcctggggaacacacacacacacacacacacacttggtcaGTCGATccttctcaccacacacacacctagggcAGCGAAACGATTGCCGGGATTCAATTCCAGGCGCATTATAGCAGACAATTTATGCTTGAGCCGACATGCACAGCATTTTCCTGTGAATGCGAACTCTGTGAACGTAAgggaaattactttttttttttaaagagtcatTGCTGGCTGTCCAGAGTATTTATTATTGGGGTTTATTACGAATTAGGGCTGTTGCGGtaaccgtattaccaccacactggCAGTCaggagtcatgaaggcagtcaaaatgccacatgaccgtttagtcactaggcatctccaagctctgatgctgctgatggtcattagtagtctaccaaactttctaactgcctggtactcagcactctaccgtccctctaatcactctgacatcaattcaAATGTAAACGAAAACCTAAATCATACACTTCACGAGAGCCCATGTTGCACAAcatctatttttatattttttatatttatccgttattttaccaggtaagttgactgagaacacgttctcatttgcagcaacgacctggggaatagttacaggggagaggagggggatgaatgagccaatagaTGACATGGATTTTTTCCCCGCTGCCCATTTCAATACAGGTGCATAATGGTCCATtttaaaatcaaaacaaatgtcatattatttagTATGTATAGACAAGAataaataactttttatttttattttttattgtctgATGGTGACaatagcctatcacttgtgaattaccAAACTCAAAAAAATTTacatcctcactgtcaactgcatttattttcagcaaacttaacatgtttaaatatttgtatggaaataacaagtttcaacaactgagacaaactgaacaggttccacagacatgtgacaaacagaaatggaataatgtgtccctgaacaaatggggggtcaaaatcaaaagtaacagtcagtatctggtgtggccaccagctgcattaagtactgcagtgcatctcctcatggactgcaccagatttgccagttattgctgtgagatgttaccccacacttCCACCAAGGAACTTGCAAgttctgacatttctggggggggaatggccctatggctggtggcattgtcacgctggagggtcatgtcaggatgagcctacatGTGGAAGGTGTGGAAgtataccacatgagggaggaggatgtcttccctgtaactcgcagcattgagattgcctgcaatgacaacaagctcagtccgatgatgctgtgacacaccgccctcgATCATGagggaccctccacctcgatcccgctccagagtacaggcctcagtgtaatgctcattccttcaatgataaacCCAAATCCAGGTATTAGACAGGTATtgacctctccatggttgcaggatcttgtctactTTTACAagtttctattgaaattcattgtggagagcttatttatatattttgtgttacgaataccaagtatgtctacttcaccatcagcccattttataggtaaactgcagggtaatgtaaaagttgtattttaaggatccaatacgtaatattgtacacttatcataattaagTCCAGAGaatacagaaaagttatctagatatTCAAATTAGACATTTCAGGGATCTAGCTCACGGACACAATATAGaaaatgtatgctgatgactcaaggacacctttgtttttaagccttggatttctaatcctctaatgttttTATTGGATccgattttaatagctagcattttgatggccataacaaatagatatggtgacagcggacacccttgtttaactcctcttgacaattcaaaagtCTGAGAAGTAAccgttatttactatttaacacctggggttgctatacattattaaTAACCATTTTATAAAGAGAATTAccgaagaaaaaaaaatgcaggtatttataaataaaatccagtcttactttatcaaatgccttttcaaaatccgctataaataccattccgGGCATCTTATACGTTTCATGATgctctattatttctagtagttgtcgtgtattatctccaatgtatcgtccatgtaaaaaacctttcTGATCAGGAagaacaatatctggtaaaaacccttttaattctgagtgctatgcattttgctagtattttatcatcacaacattgaagtgtagggggcctccagtttttttttagatagactgggtctttatatttgccatctgggtcttgttttaatagagaaatcagaccttcctgctgagtaactgacagactaccatttctataggagtagttaaaacagtatatcaaaaaaatacttgatatacctctaccggtatgccatcaagccctggtttttttcccccagactgaaaggatttaatggCCTCAAGAAGTTGGTCCTCCgcacatttgttaattttcctttttttaaacattatttggaaagaattcctgaccgtaatcttcattcagtgggagaggatgagacggaaaagagatctgcctaaaataattagcttcctaaaatatcattcggagaatcatagatgactccatcttcagtaacgagtttctgcaaatcatttttgttagcgttcctgtattggaggaattttgtgcatttttctccatattccatccagtttgctttatttttgtaatagattacattagatcgttgttgaataagttcctcaagttctttttgtttttcctctaacttactttgtatctctgtagtatcgtttttattgccatctacctgtactattagttaatggatttcccttgttagtcttgtctctttagccagaaactgcttttttattattgatgaatattgaattgaatgacccctgaaggtacatttaaaggtatcccaaacaataaggggatttgctgaacctatattatactggaaaaattcagttataaattattttgtcttaagttgtcctccagtaaacaattttttactttgattaaatttccaatatccccatcCACGTGGAgaatctataagagttatgtgaatgccaattagatgatccgatcgcattggATTGAATTCCGGGCTATATGTCCCACCATATAGATGTATATAGGATTCTAGTGACCAAAAGTATTTTTAGCATGGgctgaagtagtcaactgggtgggacttccaatgggttaaggaaggatcacatgacgccatccaggtcatcaggagggatcagccaattaattatactGCTGAGAAAACATTCCGTAActccagggggcagtaaatcaccaaccttggcttCATACCCATTTTTCCCTGATGACAGTGAACAGGCAGGCTGTAATGATACTCACCTTCTTCCCCATGATGACAGTTAACAGGCAGGCTGCAATGGTGGCAATCATCATCAAGTAACACGCTTTCACTCTCAACTTGTTCCTGGCTGCATCTAGCATCTCAAACCTGCAACACACAAATATAGACACGGTGACTGAATtaaatcaggaagtgtatagggtgTTGTCCCACTGAGACTattaaaacaaaccaaaaaccgtggatagatggcagcatttgagcAAAAACAAAGGGCGAGCCACAGCATTTAACcccggcaaggtgactgggaatatggttgaatacagaCAGTatggagtcctttgtccagaataaatcgttgtttggttttagaatgtccttttctcttgtcgaattagcaaccttagctagccatgtggcgcgaacatgcccatcttctcctgacgcaaagaaaggaaaattccaaaagtcgcaataaacgttgaataaactgataactCCGTTGAAAAAAACWWCWTWAWGWWgtttttatcacatctatcaaataaaatcagagccggaaaCATCCACCGTGTAtcccgaacgcttttcagaagccaatgctgatgtccttcccgcgcctaggtagagaaaggaaattctggtcaagtcattccaagagctcttgttcaacctcagatcaagctagacaccccattccaccttccactacctgttgacatctagtggaaggcgtatgcagtgcatgcaaatccctAAATAttaagcaattgaataggcaggccctggaacagagcatcgttttcagatttttcacttcctatctggaagtttgctgccaaattagttttgttttactcacagatataattcaaacagttttagaaacttgagtgttttctatccaatagtaataataataatatgcatattgttcgatctagaatagagtacgaggccgtttaaattgggcacgattttcccccaaagtgaaaacagcgccccctattcacaagaagttaatagAAGGCtcgttaccacgacagcctttataatagaaagctcgttaccatgacagcctttataatagaaggctcgttaccacgacagcctttataatagaacgcttgtgaccacacacacacacacacacatctaaatactGCACAAAAACATCTTAAGTAGAAAtacaatgaaacaaacaggcattctatttttgctctattatagtggccactatagtagacgtcgatcaagtgcacaaggctacatgtgtgcaaaaataatgtTCACAATAATGTTCACTGAGTAatacaacaaaagcaatatctttgggctacactgcacattattacacattctgcctgtggacatctgttctacaatgtgccagcagagcatgacaCCCTTCgctgatctctttcaggcagagagtacacctggcataccccttttatccactgtattgaagAAGTGagaagagggaaagtgtgtggtctTCCTTTCAtctctatagtggcatccagcttaaaccaggcccagctccataccctacattactcatctcatatgtatatactgtactctataccatctactgcatcttgatgtaatgtatcactagtcacattaaacaatgccactttatataacgtttacataccctacattactcatctcatatgtatatactgtactctataccatctactgcatcttgcctacgccgttcggccatcactcatgtatatatttttatgtacatattcgtattcattcctttacacttgtgtgtataaggtagttgtgaaattgttaggttatattacttgttagatattactgcatggtcggaactagaagcacaagcatttcgctacacttgcattaacatctgctaaccatgtgtaggtgacaaataaaatttgatttgagggaaaacattagtttgttagctagttaacgtttcAAACaaattgccagggtccagtaagcaactaacgcgttACAACTTGAGGAACGGCAACGTTACCAGTTAACGTACgctaaccccattccgtacaaatgtgcgcaaccgcgacattcaaacgaggctgcaaaaaAACTAACATCTGGGACTGTAGAGACTTGACAAACATCTGGGACTGTAGAGACTTGACAaacatctggggtgtgaactacattTCTATTCAAGCATTGATTGGATCTTTATTGTAGAAAGTTTGAAAAAATAAAGACCTCTCCGACGCTGAACGTTAAATTGTGACGTGTCATGGCGTAACATACAGCACACATAAAGCAACTAATTCGgtcttacagcctctctccaccaggtgtagcacttctctcaccgtttaaaaacaagaaagggacagtgacggggtaaggggggatactgCAATCACTTGCAGATACACTTGCACATACGGCATCACTGCAAgctatcatgactctcaaaagccgctgATTACTTCTGAAGAGCGGGTTTTTAGGACGATGCTAAagtgattcaaattcgacacaaaccttcaaatatgtatgcaatgacacattatataaactctttatagtgttttatttaaattttagaggcgataagttgAACAGATCAGGTGAAAAAAGCCGTTTCCCCACaagacatctctccttctcactatcacgcaataggttttgcttccccacccgccatttttaaaaagacccgacggagctcattgccttcttgaatcatgcagagatgggcatcatgaaggtcTCGTCATGGATTTtcttggaaaggggagaaattgtgctttacaatttATTGATATCACAGTTGATCTacaagtattacgttttttgggcgctaaaataaggtcaattgtacggaccagcgcgatgtacaaaagtgagatAGTTTACGTTAATACTATAGcaaattggttaggttactaacgttagctcatctgatgtaaCATTGTCTGACTATTTGCCaactaattttcacaccataaactcaattatttgatcagttaagttggctaatgttgctcaatatttctctggctagctaacggatAATTCGATCCAGCGAGCAAAAATACTTAACAAATGATAACAATACTTGTCCCACCACACATTCTCCATCGTctaaaactttccaaatgccagttgtttttcggaCATTTcctcacgttttagtgaacgcgctttgtgactttggatttttttaccaaacacgctaaccaaagtagctaattggacataaataacggacattatcgaacaaatcaagcatttattgtggacctgggatttcactggctgttgtcatatcatcccgttaccgggattgcagccataagaagttaagtgatAGACAGAGGGCGTGCTCGCTGTAGGTGCTGCTTACTGAGCCTGCTCGCTTTAGGACTTAGCAGTCGTGCGTGCGTGTCGACGTCTCGCTTTGATCTACGCTTACTCTATCGTATATGCAAGGTGTGGTGTTCGTGTATGCGTGTTAATTAGCAGTGTATTGAGGAGCATAGTGAGGAGTGCAGTGTGATTGCTGATTAGATATATTTATGGACGAGAGGTTCCTGACAGTCGCGTGTGAGAAGGGTAGATTAAGATGTCTTACTAGGAGCAGTTATGGGATGGCGTATGAGAGGGCTAAGTAAAAGTGGTATAGGACAGAAGTAGGGTGCGTGATGAGAGAAGCTTGGCCGAGTTAACCGTACGTCAAATAACGGCAACAAACCGGCTCTGTCCTATACACCTTAATCCCCCACCCTCACAGGTACTGCCAGCAACGTGTTGCCCTCAGTGGTGTTATTGAGTTTACTCATATATAGACGACACTGTAAGGTGCGTTCACGAGGGGCTGAGCGTGTAAGTGCCTCTTAACTTAGGACAGAACGCACCCCTCTGTGGGCATCGATCGTCCGCGTTAACACTAACCACCCTCAACACGCACCCCTCTTTGTGTCACCGTAGTATACTGTGTTGATACAAGCTCACGCCTCAACACGCTAGAGACAGCAGGCCTTTCCGTATTACCACATCCCACCCCAAGTGGCTAACCCCCCTGCCTGTCCCCTAGACTGTGAGTAGTCGACTTACAGTGATCACTAGACAGGGAAGGAGACAGCTTGTGGTTGCTGTGCGCTCCAGTTTGCTACTTCTGCTTCATATCAAACCAGCAGATAATTTCTCAGATGTCAGGAACCCGAATCACagcaattacctaaaacacaacctgctacagagacacacacctgaaagaggcagagagaaaagcagaggcagagaaaaagcgagaggcagagagagaaaagcgagaggcagagagaaaagcgagagggcagagagaaaagcgagaggcagagagaaaagcgagagcagagagaaaagcgagagcagagagaaaaagcgagaggcagagaggaaaagCGAGAGGCAGAAGAAAAaagcggaggagagagaaaagcgagaggcagagagaaaagcgagaggcagagagaaaagcgagaggcagagagaaaagcgagaggcagagagaaagcgagaggcagagagaaaagcgagaggcagagagaaaagcgagaggcagagagaaaagcgagaggcagagagaaaagcgagaggcagagagacctCATTTGAACTACAGTGTTAAGAgccaatcaggggcaggtgtgtTGGGAGGTCTGGttgtaaacagaaagtgtccactTACGACACTAGCTCTGGGATCTGGTCAGGGGTCTTGAAGCgtccagaccagaccaggatCCTCTGGTCCATGGGAGAGGGTCTGTAGCCGGGGAGTTTAAAGGCTGGACGGGGATCTGGGAAAAGGacacaacaatcaatcaatgcacAGACGAGGTCACGGAAACCATGTGATCCTGGATGTCCAGATagcaaacaatgaaaataaactgccatgtggggaatctagctc
This is a stretch of genomic DNA from Salvelinus sp. IW2-2015 unplaced genomic scaffold, ASM291031v2 Un_scaffold1972, whole genome shotgun sequence. It encodes these proteins:
- the fam162a gene encoding protein FAM162B isoform X2, which produces MNFIRPYNALGTTIGQWCRQVGQMGGRSRALAELGGQRRMCSKPQTGNPEPPPAAPAVPAHDPRPAFKLPGYRPSPMDQRILVWSGRFKTPDQIPELVSFEMLDAARNKLRVKACYLMMIATIAACLLTVIMGKKAVGRHESLTSQNMEKKARWRQEAKMEREEADAVEKTS
- the fam162a gene encoding protein FAM162B isoform X1; amino-acid sequence: MHAAQKRKRKTPPATSVTPPPSGQWCRQVGQMGGRSRALAELGGQRRMCSKPQTGNPEPPPAAPAVPAHDPRPAFKLPGYRPSPMDQRILVWSGRFKTPDQIPELVSFEMLDAARNKLRVKACYLMMIATIAACLLTVIMGKKAVGRHESLTSQNMEKKARWRQEAKMEREEADAVEKTS